The segment AAGAAATATAAAGTAGATTTAAAAAATACGTAATTTATAAGATATGAAAATTAATTAAGTTAAGTATTAGATAAAAATAACAAAAATAATGCAATAAATTAACGAAGAAAACAAACTTTTATAATAAAAAAGGAAAAACAAATATATATTATTGTACTATATGAGGACATTGTCATGTTTTAGTACAATAAAATTGCAAAAAGTGTACTATAATATGACATGGATAAAAAAAGCTCTACGAAGAATGACTAAAAATTAACGAATTAATAAGGAGAAATGACAATTTTTAAACAAAGTATTAAGTTGGCATTGTAATTGCTTAGTATATATGTGTAAAGAAAAAAGTGACATAAAGTATAATATTATATATGGGAGGAATTTTAAATGAGTAGATTTACATTACCAAGAGATATTTACTTTGGAAAAGGGTCATTAGAAACATTAAAGAACATTAAAGGAAAAAAAGCCGTTGTTGTTGTAGGTGGCGGTTCAATGAAGAGATTTGGATTTTTAGATAAAGTTGAAGAATATTTGAAAGAAGCTGGAATAGAAGTAAAATTAATTGAAGGTGTAGAACCAGATCCATCTGTTGAAACTGTAATGAATGGTGCAGCTGTTATGAGGGAATTTAAACCAGATTGGATAGTTGCAATAGGCGGGGGATCTCCAATAGATGCTGCCAAAGCTATGTGGATTTTCTATGAATATCCAGAGTTTACATTTGAAAAAGCCGTAGTTCCCTTTGGATTACCTGAATTAAGACAAAATGCTAAATTTATAGCAATTCCATCAACTAGTGGAACTGCTACAGAGGTTACTGCATTTTCAGTAATTACAAACTACAAAGAAAAAATTAAATATCCATTAGCAGATTTTAATTTAACACCTGATATTGCAATAGTCGATCCTGACCTTGCTCAAACAATGCCAGCAAAACTTGTTGCACATACTGGAATGGATGCTTTAACTCATGCTATAGAAGCATATGTAGCTGGACTTAGATCAGCATTCTCAGATCCTTTAGCAATGAAAGCTATAGTAATGATTAAAGAAAATTTATTAAAATCTTTTGAAGGATGTAAAGATGCTAGAGATGAAATGCATATGGCTCAGTGTTTAGCAGGAATGGCATTTTCAAATGCACTACTAGGAATTACTCACAGTATGGCACATAAAACTGGAGCGGTTTTCCACATACCTCATGGATGCGCAAATGCAATATTCTTACCTTATGTTATAGATTTTAATAAAAAATCTTGTGGCAGTAGATATGCTGAAATAGCTAAGGCTCTAGAGTTAAAAGGTAATACAGAAGATGAATTAATTGATTCATTAAATGAAATGATAAAAAGTATGAATAAAAAAATGAATATTCCTTGTAACATGAAGGAATATGGAATTAAAGAGGAAGACTTTAAAGCAAACTTAGATTTTATTTCTGAGAATGCAATAAAAGATGCTTGCACAGGAGCTAATCCAAGAGCAATTACCGTAGATGAAATGAAGAAATTATTTGAATGTACTTATTATGGAAATAAAGTAGAGTTTTAATTAGGTCAAACAAAGAACCTTCTATTTTGAAGGTTCTTTGCTTATGCGTTTTATTATTTTATTTTAATTAGACATAATTTTCTAGTGAAAAATGATAAGTGCTTTGATAAAATTACAAAATACATATAAAAAATTATATAGTTATAGATTAATTGAAATATTCAGTTTTTTAATGGAAAAATCTACTTTATTAATAAAAAGATTATGTTATAATAAAGTTGTGTGTTTTTATTGTGTGTTTTAATTAAGTACTAAAAATTAGTATAATAAAATATAAAATATGGAGGAATTACCATGTTTAAAATAGTAGAGAAGAAAACATTAGCCCCTCAGATTTATCTTATGAAGGTTTATGCACCAAGAGTTGCTAAATCAGCAAAGCCAGGACAGTTCATAATTGTTAGAATGGATGAAAAAGGCGAGAGAATACCTCTTACTATTTGTGATTATGATGTACAAGCTGGCACAGTTACTATAGTATTCCAATCAATTGGATGCTCAACTATTAGAATGGCAAAATATGAAATCGGTGACAGTTTTGTTGATTTTGTAGGACCACTAGGTCAGCCATCTGAATTTGTTCATGAGAACATAGAAGATCTAAAGAAAAAGAAGATGATTTTTATAGCAGGTGGAGTTGGAACAGCACCTGTATATCCTCAAGTAAAATGGTTACATGAGAATGGAATAAAAGCAGATGTAATAATGGGAGCAAAATCTAAAGACTTTATGATTTTAGAGGATGATATGAAATCTGTTGCTAATGTATATCCAGCTACTGATGATGGATCTTATGGTTATAAGGGCTTAGTTACTAATCTTTTAAAAGATTTAGTAGTAAACCAAGGTAAGAAATATGATTTAGTTATAGCTATAGGACCTATGATAATGATGAAATTCGTATGTAAATTAACTGAAGAATTAGGAATAAAGACTATAGTAAGCTTAAATACTATAATGGTTGATGGAACAGGAATGTGTGGAGCATGCAGGGTAACTGTTGATGGAAAAACTAGATTTGCATGTGTTGAAGGACCTGAATTTGATGGACATAAAGTTGATTTTGAAGAAGCCATGAAAAGACAAGGTATGTATAAAACTGAAGAATGTAGTAAAAAAGAACAATTTGAAAGTGCTTGTAAACTTGGAGGTGTAAAATAATGGATAGAATGAAAAAAACTCCAGTAAGAGAACAAGATCCAAAGGTAAGAGCAACTAATTTTGAAGAAGTATGTCTTGGATATAATGAAGAAGAGGCAGTTCAAGAAGCTTCAAGATGTTTAAATTGTAAAAAACCACTTTGTGTAACACAGTGTCCAGTATCTATAGATATACCTACATTTATTCATCATGTTAAAAATAGAGAATTTGCAGAAGCTGCTAAAGCTATAGCAAAGTACAGTGCACTTCCTGCAGTTTGTGGAAGAGTATGTCCACAAGAGTTACAATGTGAAGGAAAATGTGTTCTTGGAATAAAGGGAGAGCCAGTAGCTATAGGTAAACTTGAGAGATTTGTTGCTGATTGGTCAAGAGAGCATAATGTAGATTTATCTGAAACTGCTCCTAAGAAAAATAAGAAAGTTGCAGTAATAGGAAGCGGCCCTTCAGGACTAACTTGTGCAGGAGATTTAGCTAAGATGGGTTATGATGTTACTATATTTGAAGCTCTTCATGAAGCAGGCGGAGTTTTAGTATATGGAATACCAGAATTCAGATTACCTAAAGAAAAAGTCGTTAAAGCTGAAGTTGAAAATGTAAAAAAACTAGGCGTTAAAATAGAAACAGATGTAATAGTAGGAAGAACTATTACTATAGATGAAATCTTTAATGAAGAAGGATTTGAAGCTGTATTTATAGGATCAGGTGCAGGACTACCTAAGTTCATGGGGATACCTGGAGAAAACTTAAATGGTGTTTTATCTGCAAATGAATTTTTAACAAGAAACAATTTGATGAAAGCATTTAAAGACGGATACGATACACCAATTAAAGTTGGACAAAAGGTAGCTGTAGTAGGTGGCGGAAATGTTGCTATGGATGCTGCAAGAACTGCTTTAAGACTTGGTGCTGAAGTCCATGTTGTATATAGAAGATCTGAATCAGAACTTCCTGCAAGAGTTGAAGAAGTACATCATGCTAAACAGGAAGGCATAATATTTGATTTATTAACAAATCCAGTTGAGATTCTTGGAGACGATAAAAACTGGGTTCAAGGTATGAAATGTGTAAGAATGGAATTAGGTGAGGCAGATGCATCAGGAAGAAGAAGACCTATAGAGATAGAAGGGTCAGAGTTTGTTATGGATTTAGATACTGTAATAATGTCTCTTGGTACTTCTCCTAATTCATTAATACCTTCTACAACTAAAGGACTTGAAATTAATAAGAGAAGATGTATTGTTGCAGAAGAAGAAACTGGTGCAACTTCAAGAGAAGCTGTATATGCCGGTGGAGATGCTGTAACAGGAGCTGCAACAGTTATTTTAGCCATGGGTGCTGGTAAAAATGCAGCAGCTGCTATTGATAAATATTTAAGTGAAAAATAATTTTATGAAAAAAGCCTTAATTTATTTAAGGCTTTTTTATTTTGTAAAAAATGCTTATTTTAAAAATAAAAATTGGTAAGCCTAAAGTTATTATGAAAATACATATATATTTTTTATAATTAAGATTTTATAATAAAATTGGTTTATAATATTGTGGTAAAAAAAATAGGAGATGGTAGTGTGGATTTTCAATATGTGGATAAATTAAATGGCAAGATAGTTGTAAAAAATATTAAAAATTTTGAGCCTTATCACGTATTTGATTGCGGGCAATGTTTTAGATGGACTCAAGAAAGCAATGGAAATTACATAGGGGTAGCGTATGGAAAGGTAATTGAAATTGAAAAAAAGGAGAAGATTTAATTATATATAACATAACAGAAAAAGAATTTAAGGATATTTGGGTTGAATATTTTGATTTATATAGAGACTATGATACTGTTAAAGAAATGCTAAAGAAGGATGAAATTTTAAAAAAATCCGTAGAATTTGGAAAAGGAATTAGAATACTAAAGCAGGAGCCTTTTGAAATAACAATTTCTTTTATAATATCAGCAAATAACAGAATTCCTATGATTAAAAAGGAGATTAATAGAATTAGTGAAAAATTTGGAAAAGAAATAGAGTACAAGGGAAATAAATATTATGCATTTCCTACTTTAGAAGAATTAAGTAAAGCTAGTTTAGAAGAACTTGAATCCTGTGGAGTTGGATTTAGAGCAAAATATATTAAAGATACAGTATCTAAGTTATACAAAAAAGAATTTAATTTAAAGGAGATAAAATCTTTAAATGATGATGAATGTCATAAAATGCTTCAGAAATTTTCAGGAGTTGGACCTAAGGTTGCAGATTGCATAATGCTTTTTTCTATGGAAAAATATTCTGCCTTTCCTGTAGACGTATGGGTTAAAAGAGCTATGAAATACTTTTATTTAGCACCGGATGTATCTTTAGTAAAAATAAGGGAATTTGCTAGAAATAAATTTAGCGAATTATCCGGTTTTGCGCAGCAGTACTTGTTTTTTTACGCAAGGGAAAATAAAATAGATATTTAGATTTAATAAAGGGATGTATTAAAAGAAACAGTGAGTGGGAGAAGTATAAACACAAATATATTGTTAAAATAAATCAGAAAAAATTGATTTTATTTTAACAGTGTTTTAATATAGTAATTGTAGATCCATTTTGTAATTATTAGCTTAAAACAGATTCTTAAGATATAAACGTGATTTTAGGGGGTAGCATGATGATTGTTTTTGAAACACAATTAAAAAAATTGAAGTATGAAGTACTAAAGAAGGTTATTTTATTAACAATACAAGATAAATTAAATAAGGAAGAATTAGAAAAGATACCCTATGAAATAATAAAGGGAAATAAGCCTGTTTACAGATGTTGTGTGCATAAGGAAAGGGCTATAGTTCTTGAAAGAGCAAAGCTTGCTATGGGATGTTTTCCTACTGGAAACATAATTGATGAGTTAAGGGATATAAAAGATGATGATCAAATAATGTATGTAATTGAATCAGCTTGTGATAGATGTCCTATTAATAGATTTACTGTAACAGAGGCTTGTAGAGGATGTATACAGCATAAATGTATGGAAGTATGTCCTGCACATGCTATTACTAAGATTGATGGCAGAGCTTATATAAATCAAGAATTATGTAAAGAATGTGGAATGTGTAAACAGGTTTGCCCTTATAATGCCATATCTGACGTGAAAAGGCCATGCAAAAGTTCATGCCCAACTGGTGCATTAGAAGTTAGACTAAGTGATAGGATAGCTACTATAGAGCAGGAGGATTGTATTAACTGTGGAGCATGTATGGCAGCTTGTCCTTTTGGTGCAATATCGGATAAAAGCTACATAGTACCGGTTACAAGAGCAGTTTTAGATAAAAATAAGAAGGTTTTTGCAGTAGTTGCACCTGCTATAGCTGGGCAATTTGGTCAAGATGTAAATATGGGGCAGATAAAAGAGGCTTTCTTAAAAATTGGATTTTCTGATATGATTGAAGCAGCTTGTGGAGCCGATGCAGTTACTATTCATGAGACTAATGAATTTGTAGAGAGAATGAAAAATAATGAAAATTATATGGTAAATTCCTGTTGCAGTGGTGTTGTTAATTATATTGAAAAGAAGTTTAAAAGTGAAGTTTCAAAAATATCTGCAACAGTTTCACCAATGATAGCTGCAGCAAGAATGATAAAAAATGAAAATAAGGAAGCGATAGTTGTTTTCGTAGGACCTTGTACAGCTAAAAAATCAGAAATGTTAAGAAAAGAGGTTAAAGGTCCAGTTGATTACGTATTGACCTTTGAAGAGCTTATGTCTTTGATGGGAGCTTTAGAAATAAACCCAGTAAATTTGGAGGGGGTTGAAATTGAAGATGCTTCATTGTACGGAAGAAATTTTGCAAAGGCAGGGGGTCTTACAGAAGCAATTAAAAACTATATTGAAGACAAAAAAATAACTGCGGACTTTAGACCTTTTAAAGCAAGTGGTAGTGTGGAAATAAAAAAAGCTTTGAGTTTGGCTAAAGTAGGCAAACTCCCAGGAAATTTCATCGAAGGTATGATGTGTGAAGATGGGTGCATAGGCGGCGCTGGTAATATGATTTCAAGGCAAAAGAGTAAGATTCAGCTAAATAAATTTAGTAAAACATCAAAAAATATTAACGTGAGTTCCAATCCTAATCTAGATAGATTTAAAGAAGTAAAATTAGAAAAATAGTTTATAAAAAAGATTATATTTAAAAAATTTATTTTAAATATAATCTTTTTGTATAGTATTAATGTAAAAGAAGTACACTATATGTGAAAACTAGTATTTAATAAAAATTTTAGTTTTATATTCAAAAAATATATATATGAAATATAATTAAAGAAAAGTATATAAAAATTGTAAATTAAGATCTGTAAAATGCATTTAAATAAAGAGCATAAATTTTCATTTCAATAAGGGAAAAAATTTTTATCAAAACGGGTGAAAATATGAATAAAAATAATTTTTTAAGTAATAAAGGATCTAAAGTTAAAGATAATATAAA is part of the Haloimpatiens sp. FM7315 genome and harbors:
- a CDS encoding 4Fe-4S dicluster domain-containing protein; this encodes MIVFETQLKKLKYEVLKKVILLTIQDKLNKEELEKIPYEIIKGNKPVYRCCVHKERAIVLERAKLAMGCFPTGNIIDELRDIKDDDQIMYVIESACDRCPINRFTVTEACRGCIQHKCMEVCPAHAITKIDGRAYINQELCKECGMCKQVCPYNAISDVKRPCKSSCPTGALEVRLSDRIATIEQEDCINCGACMAACPFGAISDKSYIVPVTRAVLDKNKKVFAVVAPAIAGQFGQDVNMGQIKEAFLKIGFSDMIEAACGADAVTIHETNEFVERMKNNENYMVNSCCSGVVNYIEKKFKSEVSKISATVSPMIAAARMIKNENKEAIVVFVGPCTAKKSEMLRKEVKGPVDYVLTFEELMSLMGALEINPVNLEGVEIEDASLYGRNFAKAGGLTEAIKNYIEDKKITADFRPFKASGSVEIKKALSLAKVGKLPGNFIEGMMCEDGCIGGAGNMISRQKSKIQLNKFSKTSKNINVSSNPNLDRFKEVKLEK
- a CDS encoding sulfide/dihydroorotate dehydrogenase-like FAD/NAD-binding protein yields the protein MFKIVEKKTLAPQIYLMKVYAPRVAKSAKPGQFIIVRMDEKGERIPLTICDYDVQAGTVTIVFQSIGCSTIRMAKYEIGDSFVDFVGPLGQPSEFVHENIEDLKKKKMIFIAGGVGTAPVYPQVKWLHENGIKADVIMGAKSKDFMILEDDMKSVANVYPATDDGSYGYKGLVTNLLKDLVVNQGKKYDLVIAIGPMIMMKFVCKLTEELGIKTIVSLNTIMVDGTGMCGACRVTVDGKTRFACVEGPEFDGHKVDFEEAMKRQGMYKTEECSKKEQFESACKLGGVK
- a CDS encoding iron-containing alcohol dehydrogenase, with the protein product MSRFTLPRDIYFGKGSLETLKNIKGKKAVVVVGGGSMKRFGFLDKVEEYLKEAGIEVKLIEGVEPDPSVETVMNGAAVMREFKPDWIVAIGGGSPIDAAKAMWIFYEYPEFTFEKAVVPFGLPELRQNAKFIAIPSTSGTATEVTAFSVITNYKEKIKYPLADFNLTPDIAIVDPDLAQTMPAKLVAHTGMDALTHAIEAYVAGLRSAFSDPLAMKAIVMIKENLLKSFEGCKDARDEMHMAQCLAGMAFSNALLGITHSMAHKTGAVFHIPHGCANAIFLPYVIDFNKKSCGSRYAEIAKALELKGNTEDELIDSLNEMIKSMNKKMNIPCNMKEYGIKEEDFKANLDFISENAIKDACTGANPRAITVDEMKKLFECTYYGNKVEF
- the gltA gene encoding NADPH-dependent glutamate synthase; this translates as MDRMKKTPVREQDPKVRATNFEEVCLGYNEEEAVQEASRCLNCKKPLCVTQCPVSIDIPTFIHHVKNREFAEAAKAIAKYSALPAVCGRVCPQELQCEGKCVLGIKGEPVAIGKLERFVADWSREHNVDLSETAPKKNKKVAVIGSGPSGLTCAGDLAKMGYDVTIFEALHEAGGVLVYGIPEFRLPKEKVVKAEVENVKKLGVKIETDVIVGRTITIDEIFNEEGFEAVFIGSGAGLPKFMGIPGENLNGVLSANEFLTRNNLMKAFKDGYDTPIKVGQKVAVVGGGNVAMDAARTALRLGAEVHVVYRRSESELPARVEEVHHAKQEGIIFDLLTNPVEILGDDKNWVQGMKCVRMELGEADASGRRRPIEIEGSEFVMDLDTVIMSLGTSPNSLIPSTTKGLEINKRRCIVAEEETGATSREAVYAGGDAVTGAATVILAMGAGKNAAAAIDKYLSEK